In Oryzias melastigma strain HK-1 linkage group LG10, ASM292280v2, whole genome shotgun sequence, a single window of DNA contains:
- the fam122b gene encoding protein FAM122B: MNNSGIMPQEKMELDLEIPSSLVQVDGPLRRSNSAPMINGLSDNSQVFHREVLRSRRNSTTVVNRPNMVPSSPIRVPSTRLHQIKQEEGVDVMNRETAHEREVQAAMQMSHSWEESLSLSDNDLEKVASSSPKRNDFVPVSPAPSPTRGIRKKQCFSPSLQILVSCNGLTPSPIPSPTRRFSRRSQSPINCIRASILGPMKRKGEMETESQPKRLFQGTTTMLSSDASNLSDLSSCHSPDLLDGSLSSISSSTDSPGKMEGVSPSSSSNSPFASLQDLSPK; the protein is encoded by the exons ATGAACAACTCTGGCATCATGCCCCAAGAAAAGATGGAGCTGGATCTGGAGATCCCATCCTCCTTAGTCCAGGTCGATGGACCCCTGAGGAGATCCAACAGCGCTCCCATGATCAATGGCTTGAG TGATAACTCCCAGGTGTTCCACAGAGAGGTCCTACGCAGTCGCAGAAACAGCACCACAGTTGTCAACAGGCCCAACATG GTCCCATCGTCACCCATCCGTGTCCCCAGCACCAGACTTCACCAGATAAAACAA GAGGAGGGAGTGGATGTCATGAACAGGGAAACTGCACATGAACG GGAAGTTCAAGCTGCCATGCAGATGAGCCACTCCTGGGAAGAAAGTCTTAGTCTG AGTGACAACGATTTGGAGAAAGTGGCGTCTTCGTCGCCAAAGCGGAACGACTTTGTGCCCGTGTCGCCGGCACCATCCCCAACCAGAGGAATAAGAAAGAAG CAGTGTTTCTCTCCTTCGCTCCAAATCCTGGTGAGCTGCAACGGTTTGACGCCCAGCCCGATACCCAGCCCCACACGCAGGTTCAG CAGGCGAAGTCAGAGTCCGATCAACTGCATCCGAGCCAGCATTCTGGGCCCAATGAAGCGTAAAG GTGAGATGGAGACAGAGAGTCAACCAAAGAGACTCTTCCAGGGCACCACTACCATGCTGTCTTCAGACGCCTCCAATCTGTCAGATCTCAGTTCCTG TCACTCACCAGACCTGCTGGACGGCAGTCTGAGCAGCATCAGCTCCTCCACCGACTCCCCGGGGAAGATGGAGGGCGTGTCCCCTTCCTCGTCCAGCAACTCTCCCTTCGCCTCGCTGCAGGATCTGTCCCCGAAGTGA